In Mucilaginibacter auburnensis, the genomic stretch AGGGACACCGCTTGAGGGCCAAAAGCTGGTAAAAGCTGTTGTTTATAGTTATAGTAATTATGCCTGGAAGGCAAGCGATGTGCATTTGCATCAGGTTGGTAACCAATATAAAGCAAGTGTTACTTTAGATAAGCAGTGTGGTTTAGTTGCTTTCAAGTTTAAAGGAGGGGATAGTACAGATACAAATAATGAAAAAGGTTATGCCTTTATGACCATTGATCCTGAGCATCCCAGTGTAAATGCACCGGGAGCTTATGCCGGATGGGGTTTTTTACGGTCGCAAAACCGTGGATATGGTATTCCTGGTTATTATAAAAACCTGGCCATTAGTGATACCGCTTTTTATTACTGGATGAATAATGAAATAAGCTGGCATTCAAAAGAAGCAGGCACTAAAATAGCCGTTCCTTTTTCAAAAGCCACTTATGCTTATCAGGGCGATGTGGCGCTACCTCGTTTACAACGCGTGATTGCTTACCTCACCAAAGAAAGTGGAGAAGACAATATGTTGCGTGTACGCCAAATTTATTTGCAAGTGTTAAAACGCAAAGCATCGGCAGACTCGTTAGATGCGGTGTTACTCGAGCGTTATCCTAAAGGCAGTATAGCAAGGCTAAATGCTTACAAAGTTTTCACTGCTACACGCGACCAAGACATGATGCAAAAGTTAAGCTCAAAGTTTCTGGAAGAATTTCCCACTACTACAAATGCTGAATTTGACGAGCAGAATGGTGTAAAATATGGCAACGTTTATCAAGCGGCTATTCTTTTATCAGTAGCAAAAGGCGACTACACTGTACTTGATCGTTATGTTAATCAGTTACCATTAGCCACGCTTATTAATCTTTACTACAAGGTAATTGAGATACCGCATAAGCGCAAGGACATCCCGGATGAGAAACTATTACCTTATGCCGTAAAACTGGCAAAACGAATTGAGGAAATTAAAAATACGCCACAACCGGAAGGCTGGTATTTATCTCCCGAGGAATGGAGTGATCAGTGCGAGAAATATATTCAGAACAGTGTTTTGCCTATACATATAGATATATTAACAAGCACAGGCAACTATCAGGAAGCATTGAAGTTAGCAGAGCGTGCCGAAGATTATACCCATTACAAAAAGGCCTTTATCAATAATAACTATGCATTACTGTTGAATAAAAGCGGGCAATTTGAAAAGCTGAACGATGTGCTTATAAAAAGCATACACGAAAATCAAAGCTCACCGGAAATGATAGGAATACTCAAGGCCGAGTACCTCAAGCATAATAAGGATGAAGCAGGTTTTGACGATTACCTTAATAAACTAAAAAATCCGGTGCTGAGCGCTCAAAGCAGCGAAGAGATAAGAAAGATAATGCGCAATGATGCTGTACCCGATTGGCAAATGATGGATTTGAACGGCAACTTAGTTAAGTTCAGTGACCTGCGTGGCAAAACCGTTGTGCTTGATTTTTGGGCCACATGGTGCGTGCCTTGTAAAGAATCTTTCCCGGGTATGAAGCTTGCTGTTGAGCGTTATAAAAATGACCCCAACGTGGTGTTTTACTTTGTAGATACGGAAGAGCGGGGTAATGCTTATAAAGCTGCAGTAACTAAATATATGAAAGAGAACAATTATCCTTTTAATGTTCTGTTTGATAACACGCCGAAAGGCAGCAAACAAAATGACGAAGTGTATTTAAAAATGTGTAAGGCCTATACCATTTCAGGTATTCCTATGAAACTGATAATAGATGCTAAAGGAAAATTACGGTTTCTGACAGACGGATACAAAGGCAGTGCTACCGCTTTAGCCGACGAAATAGGAGAGATGATTGAACTGGCAAAAAAAACT encodes the following:
- a CDS encoding TlpA disulfide reductase family protein, whose translation is MLKIRYGLLGAMLALCSTIKAQEKNFVFEPQRPKPGETVQITYDPEGTPLEGQKLVKAVVYSYSNYAWKASDVHLHQVGNQYKASVTLDKQCGLVAFKFKGGDSTDTNNEKGYAFMTIDPEHPSVNAPGAYAGWGFLRSQNRGYGIPGYYKNLAISDTAFYYWMNNEISWHSKEAGTKIAVPFSKATYAYQGDVALPRLQRVIAYLTKESGEDNMLRVRQIYLQVLKRKASADSLDAVLLERYPKGSIARLNAYKVFTATRDQDMMQKLSSKFLEEFPTTTNAEFDEQNGVKYGNVYQAAILLSVAKGDYTVLDRYVNQLPLATLINLYYKVIEIPHKRKDIPDEKLLPYAVKLAKRIEEIKNTPQPEGWYLSPEEWSDQCEKYIQNSVLPIHIDILTSTGNYQEALKLAERAEDYTHYKKAFINNNYALLLNKSGQFEKLNDVLIKSIHENQSSPEMIGILKAEYLKHNKDEAGFDDYLNKLKNPVLSAQSSEEIRKIMRNDAVPDWQMMDLNGNLVKFSDLRGKTVVLDFWATWCVPCKESFPGMKLAVERYKNDPNVVFYFVDTEERGNAYKAAVTKYMKENNYPFNVLFDNTPKGSKQNDEVYLKMCKAYTISGIPMKLIIDAKGKLRFLTDGYKGSATALADEIGEMIELAKKTE